The genomic DNA CATTGTTGGCTGGTGATAAAGTACGTCAAAAAATAATGGCAATGGTATAAATAAAGTAGCAATAATCTGTTCTTATTTCAGACAGGAATGGCTAATGAGCATTTGATCTCGAAATGGAGGTTATTATTCAAGGCCCTCGACGTTCGGCATGCAGGCAGAATTTCAAAAGAAGATATCAAACAAGAGGAGTAAGTAGGTGCCATTTTATTAATCTGTTAATTGTCTGTAATCGATTTTTATTCTCATATTAAAATTCAGTATAATACATTTATGCCACGTGTCTTTGGTGATGAGGAGGGGGTATATTCTTTTGCTCAATGTCTTTACGTTTGTCAGTCGGTACTAGGACTGCTTGTAGTCAGTAGTCAGTAGATAACCACTTTCGGTTGCGCGTTGATAGGTCAAATGTTAAGGTTAATGTGAAAACGGTTAAAGAACGCTTTGGACTTAATAAAATTATTGTCTGTGGGTAAATATTGATAGTCTGTGGATGGTAGATGCCCTCTACGGTTTTAATAGTCagtcggtctaaggtcaaggtcacagcagcctTGAGATGGAAACGCTTAAACCTATAGTCATAATGCCTGAAGATGATGTATATTATTTTGGGCGTCAGTAGGTtttaggttaaggtcacagtgaccattgATAGAAAACTCCGCGCAATAATAAAGAAATCTTTATAGAATGGCTGtttgtagtcagtagatgacaaCTGTTGTTTTTGAGGTTATTTGGTTTCCTACAGGCCGTCATAGGGGggtatatatgttttacaaacagctcttgtttaaatctcTGTTGAATAGGATATTAATGAACATTACGTTGGTGATTAATTATGATTAATCTTCCTGCTCTGCCTGTTTTCTTAGCTGTAgaaagtctggttctttaacgcaccgatacacgcgaaaccCTGTTTTCAGGAAAGAGCCGGTATTGACCTCTCAGTTTGGTGGGAAACCTTCACTTAGAACATCTCAAAACTTTCCACATGCATTAAATAATATGACTAATGCTTCAAATTTGCTTTGTCGCTTACAGCCGATCATGTAACGTGAATGCTTTATCATACAACTAGAGATACCGTAGTTTGCACATTAACATTATCTTGATAAGATGTCCTACTTTAGATTATATTGtacatgtttcattaaaaacCTCAATACATTATTTTCCAACAATTTAAGTTCATAATTTATGATTATGAGCATGATAATTACGTATACGTGTAgttaattcgttttttttttattttcataactacTGTATGGTTCTCACAGTAGATATCATTCCAGTTTATTTTCTTAACACTTCCATGACAgctatataaataaaacatcaaaaacacGATAAATcgaatttattttactttttattcataCTCATGCAACGCGATAACAAATGAAAGATTTTGTAAAAGATACAGTTATGTACCCCAAAGCCTGCACACTGCCATTTAAAACAGCTATAGCTTCCGGTGTTCATATGCCTTAACGTAAAATCCGTGAAAATGCTTGAGCATTGGTATACTTAAAATGTGTTCCTGGATAGAAAGTTGTTGGCAGATATATTTGTATAATGATAATGTTATTATAAGAAAGTTATATATGTCATTAGAGCTTCTTATCCATATCGCCATATTTGTATGTATTGTTCTCGGACCTTCTggatgaaaataaataaacttgaaacttgaaacactgAAGCAAATCAACAAGAACAAACACTCTGTTAGCTCGTTATTAAGTACTGATAGGTCGAAGTTAAATTTCTTGTAACAGTATTCTGTAACCATAGTAACTGAACCAGTGTCAGTtttgtacatacatttgtaaCACTATTTTAAGTAGGACGGTTTCGAAAGTTATACAACACCTCTGTAACACATTACATCCATTTTCAGAGAAAATATTTACAGTTCCAGATTAAATACACGACTGCTTCCAGCTGATATCAAATATCTTGTAAACTAACTGCATATTGTTTATGGAAACATTTGCTCCGCTAAACATTATAACACGATTGCATTCATTTACTGGGAAACATTATTTATATCCTCATTTTGACCATAATACTTACATTCATTTTTAAGGTAAGCTTGTCTTTAAATCACAATAACATTCATTTGCAAGAAATGTTAAGTCCAGGTCAATTCCatacttttaaattaatcttATTGCATACATTTTCAGACAGACATTTGCTGAGCTCCACAACCTTGATGCAGAACGAAAAAAGGAAATGGAAGAAGACATGGACGAACTGATGAAGGAACTTTTATTCAGAGGAAGGCCTGGACCAATCACAGAACAAGAATTCATTGACATGAATAATAGCGAATACAAGGCGGATAAagaaaattttgtagaaaaaatgcaaaaatgtttaGCGGCAGACTTTGCTAACATGGACGTCAGCGGAAAGGGGTCTTTGACCGAGGATGAGTTTATAAAAGCATTCAGAGCACTCGGccatgaaaatataacattagATAAAAAGTTTTTTGAGTCCTACCATCCAGTAAATGGCGAAGTTCCTCTAGAGTTACTTATAAGTTCTTGGGTTGAATTTGCGACGTCTGAAGATAGTTCTAAACAGGATATGGTGAAAGAAGCTTTAGAGTCTGGACTTTAGACATTGGTAAATTCCAGTCGTCACCTTATAAGTAGTCATGAAATCATGGTACATGCAGATACTTTAATATTATCAGTACATTtagatattgaaaaaagaagATCAAAAACGCTCGAAACTGCATAAATAATAGATAAGTTTTTCTTGAAAGATGGTTCTTCTTCTTACTATGTACAAACTGCACGTGAATATTATCAGCTGCAATAGAAATACGTGAATGTTACCAACAGCGACAAAAAACAACACgtgaatgttgaaatattttacagtgaCAAACGACGAGTGGATGTTTTTATCCTTTATTCAACGGcaacaacaaacacatttagaTTTAGTGTTAAAGAAACGTTTCAAACATCCAATCATGAAATTGTTGTACTCACAAAGTGTTCTTATGGACTGATATATctttatactgtatatatatactCACCTTTTAGAAATATGTGCAATGTTATGAAAGTGCTTGctgtaatttattttaagtctCAATTACATTTTGCTTTCTTCATTTATAATTCTTCTATGAAATCCAATGTTATGGTTGTGTACAACATATAAGGTTCTGTTATAACTTGAGATCAACCTCATTGTAAAGGGGAAAATTGGCAACGACTTAGATAATATTCACCATGGTTACGAATCCATATGCTTTGCAGGGATTCaagaaatgttttgaatttaacagTTGATACACGGCAAAAATATGAACATAATGGTAGCTATTGTATgtccttgccctgctaaatttctataatgaactgtccatctttcgatttggacagtaccattaactgttaaatggggtcATTActaaaacgatactgactgaatggcaaacagtccagcatgataagggtaaaatATGCTTTGAATATTTTCTCTTGGATCTTTATTAAGATTACATAATAGTACTGAAAGCATTTCTTAGGCAtcgtttaatatttattttaattagaaCTAATTGTTTCcaggaaaaaatgaaatatctgtacgtttaaatgattttatgaaaatttatttattgcacGTTTTGTTTATTAAGTTATTGGATCCGTAATCATATATGGTAAATTACGTAATCTCCTTTGTTTATTAAGTTATTGGATCCGTTATGACATATGATAAATTACGTAATCTCCGTTGTTTATTAAGTTATTGGATCCGTAATGACATATGGTAAATTACGTAATCTCCGTTGTTTATTAAGTTATTGGATCCGTAAGGACATATGGTAAATTACGTAATCTCCGTTGTTTATTAAGATATTGGATCCGTAATGACATATGGTAAATTACGTAATCTCCGTTGTTTATTAAGTTATTGGATCCGTTATGACATATGGTAAATTACGTAATCTCCATCGTTGTTTTTTAAGTTATTGGATCCGTAATGACATATGGTAAATTACGTAATCTCCGAacgcgatttcggcattctccgtttaTGGGTTGATCTTTATTTACGTATACGTAATCACTGGAGGTTGCCGAGTGTCTTTACGGGTCCAATACTTTAATTATATATAgtaatttaagtataaaaatCGCAAAGTTAGTTTTGTCAGTGG from Mercenaria mercenaria strain notata chromosome 11, MADL_Memer_1, whole genome shotgun sequence includes the following:
- the LOC123531306 gene encoding sarcoplasmic calcium-binding protein-like; protein product: MANEHLISKWRLLFKALDVRHAGRISKEDIKQEEQTFAELHNLDAERKKEMEEDMDELMKELLFRGRPGPITEQEFIDMNNSEYKADKENFVEKMQKCLAADFANMDVSGKGSLTEDEFIKAFRALGHENITLDKKFFESYHPVNGEVPLELLISSWVEFATSEDSSKQDMVKEALESGL